Proteins co-encoded in one Flavobacterium sp. M31R6 genomic window:
- a CDS encoding T9SS sorting signal type C domain-containing protein, which translates to MKLKLLSLFFFVLLSKNISFAQCTFANQPFNGVVQSICYNTEVIAPNVGEVATTGVTVGSYVAVNVTKGYTYSIKTTNTDLGFIKRITLFDSSATGVSLATVISTTNNTAISLGWTASFTGVLYVQFNNNGNSCASSSSADTITITYTGGNDISDSPATYGIDSWVGHLYNFSNAVASPPSDANAFGNYLGYFNVGTQNFIQNYGGNDVCFPYTANDVPATLRTDTFAVKYRMQSTLTGCYLVTVRGDDGVRLTVDGVKVFDRWVQQSATTYDNILVYLNGHSDLLLEYYEKNGSNDVNFTMVPFVASTNSITGPTPSSVCSGFAPGVIDGSSFIYNGATVNPTINFQWQSSSDNVTWSNIAGATSEDYSPPATTTTTLNVPVYYRRVVSAVAATASSCVYNSNSILVTTSPVGTLTVPVANTVSGVTCSQVVANWSASTNASSYLLDVATDSGFTIILPSYSNLNVGNVTTYTITNLPPAATYYYRVRAMNGCNTTASSGTISFTTSAFVPTTSAGTYQICVDSPTLNTIATAPVNSGQYVTLDVVQGFTYTFSVGDVFSGLNESLNILDASTNNNVSPTAFSSAPTGTSITWKATFSGSINVVLFSNDCSNSGAIGGSLQLKLISVGNTLDLQAAVGTNTWVGHVYNWTGGVPPGGASPSALAASSPFVNANYVGYYNEGAETIAQGFGGDPSCFKTYSNGVNRTNIYADKFAVRYRMKSTKPAGCYIATMNGDDGIRLYVDGALVFDAWKDQGNTVYGSVLIYLNGNSDLVFDYYENGGGNVVGFSLTPFVVSQNTITAPNPALLCSGTTPNAITGTLTYNGATANPTINFQWQSSPDNSTWTDIAGATSQNYTPVAVTTTTLNVTVYYRRVVVGSSTATSGCTYTSNVISITTSPGIAAAPLSPVGSAATCNQLTANWTASSNVTNYRLDVSTSNTFASFVAGYNNLNVGNVIAYNVTGLTAGITYYFRIRAVNGCGTSVDSATGTYATLPATPAQPGIIAGTTPQCPSLTGQVYSIAAVTNASTYNWTVPTGWVITGGAGTTSITVTTGTSGQNGNIGVAAVNSCGTSAVRNLAVTVVATASVGGTLGGSATVCSGTNSTLFTLSGYTGVIQSWESSTDNFVSIVTPIGITTTTYTAANLTSTTQYRVVVKNGGSCAVNSTIGTVTVTPTLTAASVLPNSGQSICANGSGTLLTITDTGGGAITHQWGKRAVSGGTITNISGATGSTYTPTGVDLTPGTWFVVCTSTPACGSPIISNEVQVVVNTIPAAPTVGPIVQPSCTVNIGSVLLTGLPVSGTLNPGNITYSGTSYTVNGLSSGTYYYTVSNGTCSSLSSAAVSINATTTNTWNGSSWSAGTPTTSQSLVFNGNYSLTGDIQGCSCQVNSGFTVTIPSGNTMTITNAVTNGGILIFENNASLIQLNDGAVNTGKIIYKRETTPMKNFDYTYWSSPVKDQVLNVLSPNTLFDKYMSYSMNKWVVEPATSTMNGPGKGFIIRVPKPQFWPDPMATTYIQPVQFEGVPNNGVYTLQIDPIGYSNLIGNPYPSVMSADDFLMENSVNNTRLEGTIRLWTHSSSIANQKYAGADYASYNLTGGTAAVTGGEQPSGNIAAGQSFFVKSAGAGPVVFNNSMRVAIHSGDNSQFFKGTKSKKTSIEKHRVWLSLSNTEGAFKELLVGYATGATNGVDNAYDGASSTSYKYVDFYSINNNANYIIQGRAVPFDKTDKVPLGYKSTLEGTFVISIDKVDGVLATQPVFIEDKLNNVIHNLKDGPYSFTTVAGVFDNRFVLRYTDNTPVVTPPAVVVPPVVVEPPVVVAPPVVVEPPVIVVPPVVVDPPVVVVPPVVVEPPVVVTPPVVVDPPVVVVPPVVIDPPVVVTPPVIVIPPVSGLDPTLGNPSFEKKDKSVIVSVKDRQIKVNSFDETIATLMVYDLRGRLLYENDNVNKNEFIIQNLTSSDQFLIVVTQLVNGKWVTKEIIFKN; encoded by the coding sequence ATGAAATTAAAATTACTTTCTTTATTTTTCTTCGTATTATTATCTAAAAACATCAGTTTTGCCCAATGTACTTTTGCAAATCAGCCTTTTAATGGTGTCGTTCAGTCCATTTGTTATAATACTGAAGTTATTGCTCCAAATGTTGGTGAAGTAGCTACTACAGGAGTGACTGTGGGTTCTTATGTTGCTGTAAATGTTACGAAAGGCTATACATATTCTATAAAAACGACAAATACCGATTTGGGATTTATAAAAAGGATAACTTTATTTGACAGTAGTGCAACAGGAGTAAGTCTTGCAACTGTTATCTCAACAACGAATAATACAGCCATTTCTCTAGGATGGACCGCTAGTTTTACGGGCGTTTTGTATGTTCAATTCAATAATAATGGTAATAGCTGTGCATCAAGTTCGAGTGCTGATACGATTACTATAACTTATACCGGCGGAAATGACATATCCGATTCTCCAGCTACTTATGGAATCGATAGTTGGGTAGGTCATCTTTATAATTTTTCGAATGCAGTAGCTTCACCTCCTAGTGATGCTAATGCTTTTGGCAATTATCTAGGATATTTTAATGTAGGAACACAAAATTTTATTCAAAATTATGGAGGTAACGATGTGTGTTTTCCATATACGGCCAATGATGTTCCGGCCACCCTTAGAACAGATACTTTTGCGGTTAAATATAGAATGCAATCTACATTAACAGGATGTTATTTGGTGACTGTAAGAGGAGATGATGGAGTTCGTTTGACAGTGGATGGTGTTAAGGTTTTTGATAGATGGGTACAACAATCGGCCACTACTTATGATAATATTTTAGTGTATTTGAATGGTCATAGTGATCTGTTGCTTGAATATTATGAAAAAAACGGAAGTAATGATGTAAATTTTACAATGGTGCCATTTGTAGCGAGTACCAATTCAATAACTGGGCCAACACCTTCTTCAGTTTGTAGCGGTTTTGCACCTGGTGTAATTGATGGAAGCTCTTTTATTTATAATGGAGCAACGGTTAACCCAACAATAAATTTTCAATGGCAATCTTCGTCAGATAATGTTACGTGGAGCAATATTGCAGGAGCTACATCAGAAGATTATTCACCGCCAGCCACTACCACAACAACTTTGAATGTACCCGTTTATTATAGGCGAGTTGTTTCGGCAGTAGCGGCAACAGCCTCAAGTTGTGTTTATAATAGTAATTCAATTCTTGTTACTACAAGTCCAGTGGGAACTTTGACAGTTCCTGTAGCCAATACAGTTTCTGGCGTAACCTGTTCTCAAGTCGTTGCCAATTGGTCAGCATCTACTAACGCATCGAGTTATTTATTAGATGTGGCTACAGATTCTGGTTTTACCATTATTTTGCCTTCTTATTCTAATTTAAATGTTGGTAATGTAACTACTTACACTATTACTAATTTACCTCCGGCTGCTACTTATTATTATAGAGTTCGTGCTATGAATGGATGTAATACGACGGCGAGCTCAGGAACTATATCTTTTACAACATCCGCTTTTGTGCCTACAACATCGGCAGGAACTTATCAAATATGCGTAGACAGCCCAACTTTAAATACTATTGCAACGGCCCCTGTTAATTCAGGACAATATGTTACTCTTGATGTGGTTCAGGGTTTTACGTATACTTTTTCTGTAGGGGATGTTTTTTCTGGGCTTAATGAAAGTTTAAATATTTTGGATGCTTCAACCAATAACAATGTAAGCCCGACGGCATTTTCATCGGCGCCAACAGGAACGTCGATTACTTGGAAGGCTACATTTTCTGGATCGATTAATGTTGTGTTGTTTAGTAACGATTGTTCAAATAGTGGAGCAATAGGAGGATCTTTACAATTAAAATTAATTAGCGTAGGGAATACTTTAGATTTGCAAGCAGCAGTTGGAACTAATACATGGGTGGGCCATGTTTATAATTGGACGGGAGGGGTGCCCCCAGGAGGAGCATCGCCATCGGCACTAGCAGCAAGTTCCCCTTTTGTAAATGCGAATTATGTGGGTTATTATAATGAAGGTGCAGAAACTATAGCTCAAGGTTTTGGAGGTGATCCCTCATGTTTTAAGACATATAGTAATGGGGTTAATAGAACCAATATTTATGCGGATAAATTTGCAGTGCGTTATAGAATGAAATCGACTAAACCTGCTGGTTGTTATATTGCTACAATGAATGGTGATGACGGAATTCGTTTGTATGTGGATGGTGCATTGGTTTTTGATGCTTGGAAAGATCAAGGAAATACAGTTTACGGCAGCGTTTTGATCTATTTGAATGGGAATAGTGATTTGGTTTTTGATTATTACGAAAATGGAGGAGGGAATGTTGTAGGTTTTAGTTTGACTCCTTTTGTTGTAAGTCAGAATACAATAACGGCTCCAAATCCTGCATTGCTTTGTAGTGGAACAACTCCGAATGCTATCACAGGAACACTTACTTATAATGGAGCGACTGCCAATCCAACTATCAATTTTCAATGGCAATCGTCACCAGATAATAGTACATGGACAGATATAGCAGGAGCAACATCACAAAATTATACTCCGGTTGCTGTTACAACAACAACTTTAAATGTCACTGTTTATTATAGAAGAGTTGTGGTTGGTTCAAGTACGGCTACTTCGGGTTGTACTTATACGAGTAATGTCATTTCGATAACAACCAGTCCGGGAATAGCGGCAGCACCTTTATCTCCAGTTGGTTCTGCAGCTACTTGTAATCAATTAACAGCCAATTGGACTGCATCAAGTAATGTGACTAACTACCGCTTAGATGTTTCTACCTCAAATACTTTTGCGAGTTTTGTAGCAGGTTATAATAATTTGAACGTTGGAAATGTGATAGCTTACAATGTAACGGGTCTAACAGCAGGCATTACTTATTATTTTAGGATTCGCGCTGTAAATGGTTGCGGTACCAGTGTAGATTCAGCTACAGGAACATATGCTACTTTGCCTGCGACACCTGCACAACCGGGTATTATAGCAGGTACAACTCCTCAATGTCCTTCATTGACGGGACAAGTTTACAGCATAGCTGCTGTTACCAATGCTTCAACATATAACTGGACAGTTCCAACAGGTTGGGTTATAACAGGAGGTGCAGGTACCACAAGTATTACTGTGACTACAGGTACATCTGGACAAAACGGGAATATTGGTGTTGCGGCTGTAAATAGTTGTGGGACTAGCGCTGTGAGAAATCTTGCTGTAACAGTAGTTGCTACCGCAAGTGTAGGAGGAACTTTAGGGGGTAGCGCAACGGTTTGTTCAGGAACAAATAGTACTTTGTTTACACTATCTGGCTATACAGGTGTTATTCAAAGTTGGGAATCATCTACCGATAATTTTGTGTCCATAGTTACACCTATAGGCATTACCACAACAACATATACCGCTGCAAATTTGACTAGTACTACTCAATATAGAGTAGTTGTAAAAAATGGTGGAAGTTGTGCCGTGAACTCAACAATTGGTACGGTTACCGTTACACCTACCTTAACGGCTGCCAGTGTTCTGCCAAACAGTGGGCAATCTATTTGTGCCAATGGATCTGGAACTCTTTTGACAATTACAGATACAGGCGGCGGTGCAATTACTCATCAATGGGGAAAACGTGCTGTTTCAGGCGGAACTATTACGAATATATCAGGAGCTACGGGATCAACTTATACTCCAACAGGAGTTGATTTAACTCCGGGTACCTGGTTTGTAGTTTGTACATCAACACCAGCATGTGGCAGTCCTATAATCTCAAATGAAGTTCAGGTTGTCGTAAATACAATTCCTGCAGCACCTACAGTCGGTCCGATTGTGCAACCCAGCTGTACTGTAAATATTGGCTCTGTTTTGTTAACGGGATTACCCGTTTCTGGGACACTTAATCCTGGAAATATTACCTATTCTGGAACGAGTTATACTGTGAATGGCTTATCGTCAGGGACATATTATTATACCGTTTCAAATGGCACTTGTTCATCATTGTCATCTGCAGCTGTTTCAATAAATGCAACTACTACCAATACTTGGAATGGTTCTTCTTGGTCTGCAGGAACACCTACAACATCTCAAAGTCTTGTTTTTAATGGTAATTATAGCTTAACTGGGGATATTCAGGGTTGTTCGTGTCAGGTGAATTCTGGCTTTACCGTAACTATCCCTAGCGGAAATACAATGACAATCACCAATGCGGTAACTAATGGAGGTATTTTAATCTTCGAGAACAATGCAAGTTTGATTCAGTTGAATGATGGTGCTGTTAATACCGGAAAAATTATTTACAAGAGGGAAACGACACCAATGAAGAATTTTGATTATACGTATTGGTCATCACCGGTAAAAGACCAAGTTCTGAATGTATTATCTCCGAATACTTTATTTGATAAGTACATGAGTTACTCGATGAATAAATGGGTAGTTGAGCCAGCTACAAGCACTATGAATGGTCCAGGGAAGGGATTTATTATACGTGTTCCTAAGCCTCAATTTTGGCCAGACCCTATGGCAACTACTTATATTCAGCCGGTACAGTTTGAAGGAGTTCCAAATAATGGAGTGTATACTTTGCAAATTGATCCAATAGGATATAGTAACCTGATCGGGAATCCATATCCGTCGGTTATGAGTGCCGATGACTTTTTAATGGAAAATAGTGTCAATAATACTAGGCTAGAGGGAACCATTCGTTTATGGACGCATAGTTCGAGTATAGCGAACCAAAAATATGCTGGTGCGGATTATGCCTCTTATAATTTGACAGGGGGTACAGCGGCGGTTACCGGTGGCGAACAACCTTCCGGTAATATAGCGGCAGGCCAATCTTTTTTTGTAAAAAGTGCTGGAGCCGGCCCCGTAGTTTTTAACAATAGTATGCGAGTAGCTATTCATTCAGGAGATAATTCGCAATTTTTTAAAGGAACAAAATCAAAGAAGACTTCAATTGAGAAGCATCGCGTTTGGTTGAGTTTAAGCAATACGGAAGGAGCTTTCAAAGAATTGCTGGTAGGATATGCTACAGGTGCTACCAATGGGGTTGATAATGCTTATGACGGAGCGTCTAGTACCAGTTATAAATACGTTGATTTTTACAGTATTAATAATAATGCCAATTATATTATACAAGGACGTGCTGTTCCATTTGACAAAACGGACAAAGTGCCATTGGGTTATAAATCGACATTAGAAGGAACTTTTGTGATAAGCATTGATAAAGTAGACGGAGTTCTGGCCACGCAGCCTGTTTTTATTGAAGATAAATTGAACAATGTCATTCATAATTTAAAGGATGGACCCTATTCATTCACTACTGTTGCGGGAGTTTTTGATAATCGTTTTGTGTTGCGTTATACTGATAATACTCCAGTTGTAACACCGCCGGCTGTAGTCGTTCCTCCAGTAGTGGTTGAACCTCCGGTAGTTGTAGCTCCTCCTGTGGTAGTAGAGCCACCGGTTATTGTAGTACCCCCAGTGGTAGTTGATCCTCCTGTAGTAGTTGTGCCGCCAGTAGTGGTAGAACCACCAGTTGTTGTAACGCCTCCGGTAGTTGTAGATCCTCCTGTAGTAGTTGTGCCTCCTGTAGTGATTGATCCACCAGTTGTTGTAACTCCTCCAGTGATAGTAATTCCTCCGGTAAGTGGTTTGGATCCGACTTTGGGAAATCCATCTTTCGAGAAAAAAGATAAATCGGTTATTGTATCGGTGAAAGATCGTCAAATAAAAGTTAACTCTTTCGATGAAACAATTGCCACGTTGATGGTTTATGACTTGAGAGGAAGGTTGCTTTACGAGAATGACAATGTGAATAAAAATGAGTTTATTATTCAGAATTTAACCTCAAGTGATCAATTTTTAATTGTTGTGACCCAATTGGTAAACGGTAAGTGGGTGACGAAAGAAATTATCTTTAAAAATTAA
- a CDS encoding T9SS sorting signal type C domain-containing protein, with protein MTRILLRKILFSFLLFFTLYTNGQTFVGPGTDWNTASNWSPSGVPSTSISGIIIINSNVNVASISVKNNGELIVNSPAVLTVGSIGNSASTQVVDFQNGSKVTVNSGASMIVYGLLNNSNNSNNVKFDGAVSVDGNVTVGNGSTITGSGSLSTTGTVTGGGTVFGTGDDCTSGNGCNYGCSVNTISASQTICSGSTATLTGNMGTGYSYQWQSSTTSSSTGFSNISGATGNNYTSSALTTTTYYRRIVTVSGCSSSNSNVVKVTPTPLPAAPTSLGGWSPSCNGYVVSWSGSATKFYLDVSTTSTFDVGTIVSAYDNKDVGNVNNVTLTGLTSNTTYYFRVRAFGSSCLSNNSSTGTFTTLTIATPTNIRGDNASWCSYIARWDGSATKFYLDVATSNTFSVGTMVSAYSNKDVGNVNNLTLSGLTPNTVYYFRVRRLESCGLSDNSAVGSFTTLSIPIPTANTGYANCNDWMAQWNNASVDGYYLDVAIDNAFTNYVSGYQNLDVGNVIAYNITGLARGGTYYYRVKSKTSCGFGGYSNVVTFVEKGNNSSNPGTISGASSICVGASTTFTNSGSNPSNGTWSIFNQSGAATITSAGVVTGTLAGVVSVVYTVGTGCLSSTSKLLTIDGGSVSAASSTPTVCFNTAITPITHVTSGFTGIGSSTNLPAGVSASFASNIITISGTPTALGTFNYSISLMGGCGGVNATGTITVNASPTIVAISAPAALCSSGSLNPTAPVVIVNGSAVTASGWQLETAVSNGSFVNQTMPYTVAFADNGKKIRYYATNGCGTTNGNAVTVTVNPNLPASVTIVASTATTICAGTSVTFTASPINGGAPTYQWYKGGTPISGETAATYTTSTLANGDAVSVVMTSTATPCLTGSPATSNTITMTVNATPIAPVLNNVVLGCTDTSANEAWAAVLNSTDYRFDLSLDSSFGTFVTGYQNVSVAPSATPSATVNGLMPGVTYYVRARTVGSCGTSANSNTATISVPITITTDGGLTWSNGMPDSTKKVVFIGNAKITTQLNACSCQIDPAANVVVGVPVLDPLYLPGKNAAAILKIQNGLHVDPTGSLTFENNASLIQVNETRGLNTGKIIYKRETAPMKNFDYTYWSSPVEDQVLFTLSPNTLLDKYMSYSMNKWVVEMSGASMMNPPGKGFIIRVPKPQFWPNPLATTYIQPVQFEGVPNNGAYTLPIDPTGYSNLIGNPYPSAMSADDFLIENAVTNTRVEGTIRLWTHTTDITNQKYAGADYASYNILGGVTTGNGIVIPSGNIAAGQSFFVKSVDGGSVVLKNSMRVGVSGENAQFFKGTKSKNTSIEKHRVWLSLSNTEGAFKELLVGYATGATNGADNAYDGASSTSYKYVDFYSINNNANYIIQGRAVPFDKTDKVPLGYKSTLEGTFVISIDKVDGVLATQPVFIEDKLNNVIHNLKDGPYSFTTVAGVFDNRFVLRYTDNTPVVTPPVVVVPPVVVEPPVVVAPPVVVEPPVIVVPPVVVDPPVVVVPPVVVEPPVVVTPPVVVEPPVVVTPPVVIDPPIVVTPPVVIDPPVVVTPPIVVTPPVVVTPPVVVDPPIVVTPPVVVDPPIVVTPPVVVEPPVVVMPPVVVDPPIVSTPPVVVVPPVVVTPPVIEIPPVTGLDPTLENPSFDKKGKSVIVSVKNHQIKINSFDETMVMVIVYDLRGRLLYENDHVNSNEFIVQDLNSSDQFLIVVTQLTNGKWVTKEIIFQN; from the coding sequence ATGACTAGAATATTACTTAGGAAAATCCTTTTTTCATTTTTATTATTTTTTACATTATATACTAATGGCCAAACTTTTGTAGGTCCCGGTACAGATTGGAATACGGCTTCAAACTGGTCCCCATCTGGAGTTCCTTCGACTTCTATTTCGGGAATTATTATAATTAATTCGAATGTTAATGTTGCGAGTATCTCTGTCAAAAATAATGGTGAACTTATTGTTAATTCTCCTGCAGTTTTAACTGTTGGATCAATTGGTAATTCTGCATCTACACAGGTGGTAGATTTTCAAAACGGTTCTAAAGTTACTGTAAATTCAGGAGCGTCAATGATAGTGTATGGTTTGTTGAATAACAGCAATAATAGTAATAATGTTAAGTTTGACGGAGCGGTAAGCGTAGATGGGAATGTTACAGTTGGTAATGGTTCTACAATTACTGGTTCAGGCAGTTTGTCTACAACAGGAACAGTTACGGGTGGCGGTACAGTTTTTGGAACTGGAGATGATTGTACCAGTGGGAATGGATGTAATTATGGTTGTTCTGTCAATACTATTTCAGCTTCTCAGACGATTTGTTCCGGCAGTACAGCAACTCTTACAGGGAATATGGGTACGGGCTATTCTTATCAATGGCAATCTAGTACAACTTCTTCTTCAACAGGATTTAGTAATATTTCAGGGGCAACAGGAAATAATTATACATCATCAGCATTAACAACAACGACTTATTATAGACGTATTGTGACTGTGTCAGGTTGTTCATCTTCAAATTCAAATGTTGTTAAAGTTACGCCAACCCCATTACCTGCTGCGCCAACTAGCTTAGGTGGATGGAGTCCAAGTTGTAATGGTTATGTTGTAAGTTGGAGTGGTTCTGCTACAAAGTTTTATTTAGATGTGTCGACGACCAGTACATTCGATGTGGGGACTATTGTTTCGGCTTACGATAATAAAGATGTGGGTAATGTAAATAATGTAACATTAACTGGATTAACTTCAAATACTACATATTACTTTAGAGTTAGGGCATTTGGTTCTTCTTGTTTAAGTAATAATTCTTCCACAGGAACTTTTACGACATTGACGATAGCTACTCCAACAAATATTAGAGGAGATAATGCTAGCTGGTGTAGTTATATAGCAAGATGGGATGGTTCTGCTACAAAGTTTTATTTGGACGTGGCAACCAGTAATACATTTTCTGTTGGAACTATGGTCTCAGCTTATAGTAATAAAGATGTCGGAAACGTAAACAATTTAACTTTATCTGGATTGACACCAAATACGGTTTATTATTTTAGAGTTAGACGCCTAGAATCTTGCGGTTTGAGCGATAATTCGGCTGTAGGCAGTTTTACAACCTTATCCATACCCATACCTACAGCCAATACAGGATATGCTAATTGTAATGATTGGATGGCTCAATGGAACAACGCTAGTGTAGATGGGTATTATTTAGATGTTGCAATAGATAATGCATTTACAAATTATGTAAGCGGTTATCAAAATTTAGATGTGGGGAACGTTATCGCATATAATATAACTGGTTTAGCTCGTGGAGGAACTTATTATTATAGAGTGAAATCAAAAACCAGTTGTGGATTTGGGGGGTATTCTAATGTAGTTACCTTTGTAGAAAAGGGTAATAATTCTTCTAATCCAGGAACAATTTCTGGAGCATCATCGATTTGTGTTGGAGCGAGCACTACATTTACAAACAGCGGAAGTAATCCTTCAAATGGTACTTGGTCTATTTTTAATCAATCTGGAGCAGCAACTATTACGAGTGCTGGGGTTGTTACAGGAACATTGGCTGGTGTTGTTAGCGTAGTTTATACGGTAGGTACTGGCTGTTTATCTTCTACATCAAAATTATTAACAATTGATGGCGGAAGCGTTTCAGCTGCGTCATCAACTCCAACGGTTTGTTTCAATACAGCAATAACTCCAATAACCCATGTAACGAGTGGATTTACAGGAATTGGGAGTTCAACAAATTTGCCAGCTGGTGTGAGTGCATCTTTTGCATCAAATATTATCACTATTAGTGGAACTCCAACAGCATTAGGAACATTTAATTATAGCATTTCATTAATGGGCGGTTGTGGAGGTGTTAACGCTACAGGAACTATTACAGTAAATGCATCGCCAACAATTGTTGCAATTTCAGCACCAGCAGCACTGTGCTCAAGTGGTTCGTTGAATCCAACGGCACCAGTGGTTATAGTTAATGGTTCAGCAGTTACGGCATCAGGCTGGCAACTGGAAACAGCAGTTTCTAATGGATCATTTGTAAATCAAACAATGCCTTATACGGTTGCCTTTGCTGACAATGGTAAAAAGATTAGATATTATGCCACTAACGGTTGCGGTACAACAAATGGGAATGCGGTAACTGTAACAGTAAATCCAAATTTGCCTGCAAGTGTGACTATTGTAGCTTCAACAGCAACAACAATTTGTGCGGGGACCTCAGTAACTTTTACCGCCAGTCCAATCAATGGGGGAGCCCCTACGTACCAATGGTACAAAGGAGGCACCCCAATTTCAGGGGAAACAGCAGCTACATATACAACATCCACTTTGGCAAATGGTGATGCAGTTTCCGTAGTTATGACATCGACTGCGACTCCTTGTTTGACAGGTAGTCCGGCAACTTCGAATACTATAACAATGACAGTGAACGCAACTCCGATAGCTCCAGTTCTAAACAATGTGGTTTTGGGCTGTACGGATACTTCTGCTAATGAAGCTTGGGCTGCGGTTCTAAATAGTACAGATTACCGATTTGATCTTTCTCTAGATTCTTCATTTGGGACTTTTGTAACAGGATATCAAAATGTTTCTGTTGCACCATCAGCTACGCCTTCAGCTACTGTAAACGGATTAATGCCAGGAGTAACCTATTATGTCAGAGCACGTACTGTAGGCAGTTGCGGAACTAGTGCCAATTCAAATACAGCCACTATTTCGGTGCCTATTACTATAACCACAGATGGCGGACTTACCTGGTCTAATGGTATGCCGGATAGCACCAAAAAAGTTGTTTTTATAGGTAACGCCAAGATAACAACCCAATTAAATGCCTGTTCATGCCAAATTGACCCAGCAGCAAATGTGGTTGTTGGAGTTCCAGTTTTAGATCCATTATATTTACCGGGTAAGAATGCAGCTGCTATTTTAAAAATTCAAAACGGATTGCACGTTGATCCAACAGGTAGTTTAACCTTTGAGAACAATGCAAGTTTGATCCAAGTAAATGAGACAAGGGGTTTAAATACCGGAAAAATCATCTACAAGCGAGAAACTGCTCCGATGAAGAATTTCGATTATACCTATTGGTCATCACCGGTGGAAGATCAAGTTTTGTTTACCTTGTCTCCAAATACATTATTGGATAAATACATGAGTTATTCAATGAACAAATGGGTAGTTGAAATGTCTGGGGCGAGCATGATGAATCCTCCAGGGAAAGGATTTATTATTCGGGTTCCAAAGCCACAATTCTGGCCAAATCCGCTGGCAACAACTTATATTCAACCGGTACAGTTTGAAGGAGTTCCAAATAATGGTGCATATACCTTACCAATTGATCCAACTGGGTATAGCAACCTGATCGGGAATCCCTATCCGTCGGCTATGAGTGCTGATGATTTTTTAATTGAAAACGCGGTTACAAATACCAGAGTTGAGGGAACTATTCGATTGTGGACGCACACTACCGATATAACGAACCAAAAATATGCTGGTGCGGATTATGCATCTTATAATATTTTAGGAGGGGTGACTACCGGGAATGGTATCGTAATTCCATCAGGTAATATAGCGGCCGGTCAATCTTTCTTTGTAAAAAGCGTTGATGGTGGATCTGTTGTCTTGAAAAATAGTATGCGAGTTGGCGTTTCAGGAGAAAATGCTCAATTTTTTAAAGGAACAAAGTCAAAAAATACTTCAATTGAGAAACATCGTGTTTGGTTGAGTTTAAGCAATACGGAAGGAGCTTTCAAAGAATTGCTGGTAGGATATGCTACAGGTGCTACTAATGGGGCCGATAATGCTTATGACGGAGCGTCTAGCACCAGTTATAAATACGTTGATTTTTACAGTATTAATAACAATGCCAATTATATTATACAAGGACGTGCTGTTCCATTTGACAAAACGGATAAAGTTCCATTGGGTTATAAATCGACATTAGAAGGAACTTTTGTGATAAGCATTGATAAAGTAGACGGAGTTCTGGCCACGCAGCCTGTTTTTATTGAAGATAAATTGAACAATGTCATTCATAATTTAAAGGATGGACCCTATTCATTCACTACTGTTGCGGGAGTTTTTGATAATCGTTTTGTGTTGCGTTATACTGATAATACTCCAGTTGTAACACCGCCGGTTGTAGTCGTTCCTCCAGTAGTGGTTGAACCTCCAGTAGTTGTAGCTCCTCCTGTGGTAGTAGAGCCACCGGTTATTGTAGTACCCCCAGTGGTAGTTGATCCTCCTGTAGTAGTTGTGCCGCCAGTAGTGGTAGAACCACCAGTTGTTGTAACGCCTCCTGTAGTGGTAGAACCACCAGTTGTTGTAACGCCTCCTGTAGTGATTGATCCTCCTATTGTTGTAACGCCACCTGTTGTTATAGATCCACCAGTTGTTGTAACGCCTCCTATTGTTGTAACTCCTCCTGTAGTTGTAACTCCTCCTGTAGTTGTAGATCCTCCTATTGTTGTAACGCCTCCAGTAGTTGTAGATCCACCGATTGTTGTAACGCCTCCGGTGGTAGTCGAACCTCCTGTAGTAGTTATGCCTCCAGTTGTTGTAGATCCACCGATTGTTTCAACGCCACCGGTAGTTGTAGTTCCGCCTGTTGTTGTAACACCTCCCGTGATAGAAATACCTCCTGTAACTGGTTTGGATCCGACATTGGAAAACCCATCTTTTGATAAAAAAGGGAAATCGGTTATAGTTTCTGTAAAAAATCATCAAATAAAAATTAATTCTTTTGATGAAACGATGGTTATGGTTATTGTTTATGACCTAAGAGGAAGGTTGCTTTATGAAAATGATCATGTAAACAGTAATGAATTTATAGTGCAAGATCTTAATTCTAGCGATCAGTTTTTAATTGTTGTCACGCAATTGACAAACGGAAAATGGGTGACGAAAGAAATTATTTTTCAAAATTAA